The following are encoded together in the Leptolyngbya sp. 'hensonii' genome:
- a CDS encoding Uma2 family endonuclease, with product MIVASEQKIWTDEEFMALPEDGRYELVNGELVSMGNSGMEHGYIASNLIIFLGGLVRSQKLGVICDSSTAFTMKTGNKRSPDVSFVAKERLQGVKRLPKGYFQGSPDLAVEILSPNNTVEEIHDKIVEYFDNGTRLVWVIHPDEQYVLVYHSPSPDRLLRLEDSLDGEEIVPGFSLAVAELFEELDF from the coding sequence ATGATCGTTGCATCTGAGCAAAAAATTTGGACGGATGAGGAGTTCATGGCATTGCCCGAGGATGGGCGCTATGAGTTGGTGAATGGGGAACTGGTGAGTATGGGCAATTCGGGGATGGAGCATGGCTATATTGCCAGCAACCTGATTATCTTTTTGGGGGGATTAGTACGATCGCAAAAGTTGGGTGTGATCTGCGATTCAAGTACAGCCTTCACCATGAAAACAGGGAACAAGCGATCGCCCGATGTGTCGTTTGTTGCCAAAGAGCGGCTTCAAGGCGTGAAGCGGTTGCCCAAAGGTTACTTTCAGGGTTCGCCCGATTTAGCGGTAGAGATTCTTTCGCCTAACAACACCGTAGAGGAAATTCACGACAAGATCGTGGAGTATTTTGACAACGGGACGCGATTGGTTTGGGTAATTCACCCAGATGAGCAGTATGTGCTGGTGTATCACAGCCCTAGCCCCGATCGCTTGTTGCGCTTAGAAGACTCGCTGGATGGTGAAGAAATCGTTCCTGGGTTTTCCTTAGCTGTGGCAGAACTCTTTGAAGAACTGGATTTCTGA
- a CDS encoding site-specific integrase, translating to MWNWLNTRTASAVKINRHDQAKILSPQEIAWLFDGRVGFVSDLKLLRLLIWSGKEEGMEAGASLLPRAIASLSLLSYIEGLPTDRDRSLFGICLYTTARVNEACSLHTVDVYGTDGRVRDRITFRRATTKGKQETRSVPVSPELRELLTGYRSDRPYLFPGRWGRGHICPESADAILRAAFKRLGIEGASTHSFRRTAITWMHNERVPIKHIQSISGHKSLSALQRYIDVTEKDKEMAIATLSFRS from the coding sequence ATGTGGAATTGGCTGAACACCCGTACTGCTTCAGCCGTGAAAATCAACCGCCACGACCAAGCCAAGATCCTCTCGCCACAGGAGATCGCTTGGTTGTTTGATGGCAGGGTGGGGTTCGTTTCAGATCTGAAGCTATTGCGGTTGCTGATTTGGAGTGGAAAAGAGGAAGGAATGGAGGCGGGAGCTTCGCTGTTGCCAAGGGCAATCGCCTCCCTGTCGTTGCTCTCTTATATAGAAGGATTGCCGACCGATCGAGATCGGTCGTTGTTTGGCATCTGCCTCTACACGACTGCGCGGGTCAATGAGGCATGTTCGTTGCATACCGTTGATGTGTATGGGACAGATGGGCGGGTGCGCGATCGCATTACCTTCCGACGCGCCACGACGAAGGGGAAGCAGGAGACGCGATCCGTCCCGGTGTCGCCGGAGTTGAGAGAATTGTTGACGGGGTATCGGAGCGATCGCCCCTATTTGTTTCCAGGACGGTGGGGGAGAGGGCATATTTGCCCGGAGTCTGCCGATGCTATTTTACGGGCAGCCTTTAAGCGATTGGGGATTGAGGGAGCCAGCACTCACAGCTTTCGACGAACGGCAATTACCTGGATGCACAATGAGCGAGTGCCGATCAAGCACATTCAATCAATCTCTGGACACAAGAGCCTATCTGCGTTACAGCGGTATATCGATGTGACGGAGAAGGATAAGGAGATGGCGATCGCCACACTGAGCTTTCGCTCATAG
- a CDS encoding DUF3780 domain-containing protein codes for MSKARIEKSEGFGFVPTESEHHFLVTIPAHKKDDVFISEHFTWDDSEARRELSFALGQEDNKMRVILPRQKWEAIADPVKAEFNQRLRTLGLKSGQWVVKAGKGGQTPILRLFGKELVLLAWAIEEADPALIPIALKNWLGLAPEERWWLFTMTNAATGHAIAGRGKGWRKAVRYALTENPVSDYRPETVELPLFKLGEDEATWARTTASATNGGSQT; via the coding sequence ATGTCTAAAGCTCGTATTGAAAAATCAGAAGGATTTGGCTTTGTGCCAACGGAATCGGAGCACCATTTTCTGGTGACCATTCCGGCTCACAAGAAAGATGATGTTTTCATCAGTGAGCATTTCACCTGGGACGACAGCGAAGCTCGGCGGGAACTGAGCTTCGCTTTGGGGCAAGAAGACAATAAAATGCGGGTGATTTTGCCTCGACAGAAGTGGGAGGCGATCGCTGACCCGGTTAAAGCCGAATTTAACCAGCGGTTGCGGACTCTGGGGCTAAAGTCTGGGCAGTGGGTGGTGAAGGCAGGCAAGGGCGGGCAGACTCCCATTTTGCGCTTGTTTGGCAAAGAATTAGTGTTGCTGGCATGGGCGATCGAGGAGGCAGACCCGGCACTCATTCCCATTGCCTTGAAGAATTGGTTGGGGCTGGCACCCGAAGAGCGGTGGTGGCTGTTTACCATGACGAATGCGGCCACAGGTCATGCGATCGCGGGGCGCGGGAAGGGGTGGCGCAAGGCAGTGCGGTATGCCCTGACTGAAAATCCAGTGTCAGACTATCGCCCTGAGACAGTCGAACTGCCCTTGTTTAAGCTAGGAGAAGATGAGGCAACTTGGGCAAGGACAACCGCCTCAGCTACCAATGGAGGCAGTCAGACATGA
- a CDS encoding anti-phage-associated DUF1156 domain-containing protein translates to MAQSFIETQFPVSKLSKESYKERTGHLTQTLTGLGKWWGRKPLVLVRAVIFGLLLPTSDNPKRDREIFLKIMTMDDEGLWQRKSKPISPEELFIRLRESERVKWFDLELSKIKPTLKKDLSKEEKVILQKTVFWRLTYDEKLDYCDRPEHVTNLSESAWRDINAYLETDAHSLNDLVQQLGERQFGHIPRIGDAFAGGGSVPFEAARLGCEAYGSDLNPVAALLTWAALNIVGGGEEISQQIAEAQQQLADAVDRQVTAWGIEHNEHGWRADAFFYCNEVICPECHWKVPLAASWVIGKRSGTFAKLIPIPDQQAFEIAVQQVDKRLNLDQLASPGTVANSNLVCPHCQQKTPIAIIRGDGRREHGLRLWGKSDFVPPPNAVFQERLYCIRWIETYVDSKGKTQTKRYFLAPDASDLEREQKVIALLQERFATWQEKGYIPSRQIEPGYNTDQPIRERGWTHWHHLFSARQLLIIGLCFSELLKLPSITNGVACLLMVGRFAERNSKLCGVDPSRDGIRNTFANQALNTNIQYGVQGASGLSDYCLEVQNYSLPASQTRAIDARTLNTVLDAWITDPPYADAINYHELSEFFLAWYDKSLIRLFPKWYSDSKRALAITGRAEDFRKSMVECYRNLANHMPANGYQVVMFTHQDAGVWADLALILWASGLRVTAAWCIATETSSALKEGNYVQGTVLLILRKQTGDDTAFLDEIYPKVELEVKRQLASMLALEDEEDPNFGDTDYQLAAYAAALRVLTQYQNIEDIDIAYELSKPRKKGSEKSEIEKIIDQAVVIACDYLVPKGFDTFVWKSLTPEERFYLKGLDIESHGEYRTGAYQELARGFGVKDYKSFLQSGKANQTRLKTATEFTTKNLSGLSDPTSGFSASLVRNALFAIRETVRTESTQQGKSWLRAEVRDYWNQRKNLIHILRYLATMGFKMNHWSVDAKAAEILAGTLENDSV, encoded by the coding sequence ATGGCGCAGTCCTTTATCGAGACGCAATTTCCGGTTTCAAAGCTGTCAAAGGAAAGCTACAAAGAGCGAACTGGACACCTGACGCAAACACTAACGGGATTGGGCAAATGGTGGGGACGGAAGCCGCTTGTTTTGGTGCGGGCGGTTATCTTTGGGTTATTACTCCCAACCTCCGATAACCCCAAGCGCGATCGCGAAATCTTCCTCAAAATCATGACGATGGATGATGAGGGACTTTGGCAGCGCAAATCCAAACCCATTTCCCCCGAAGAACTTTTCATTCGTCTGCGAGAGTCTGAACGAGTAAAGTGGTTTGATTTAGAACTCTCCAAGATTAAGCCAACGTTGAAGAAGGATTTGTCTAAAGAGGAAAAGGTAATTCTTCAGAAAACCGTTTTTTGGCGACTTACTTACGATGAAAAGCTCGATTATTGCGATCGCCCTGAACACGTTACCAATCTCTCGGAATCAGCTTGGCGAGACATTAATGCTTATCTGGAAACGGATGCTCATAGTTTGAACGATTTGGTGCAGCAGCTCGGAGAACGCCAGTTTGGGCACATTCCTAGAATCGGCGATGCTTTTGCTGGGGGGGGTAGCGTTCCTTTTGAAGCAGCTCGTCTAGGGTGTGAGGCGTATGGGTCAGATTTAAATCCAGTGGCAGCATTGCTCACTTGGGCAGCATTAAATATTGTTGGCGGCGGCGAAGAAATCAGCCAGCAAATTGCCGAAGCTCAGCAGCAATTGGCAGATGCCGTCGATCGCCAGGTGACCGCATGGGGCATTGAGCATAACGAACACGGCTGGCGAGCAGATGCCTTTTTCTACTGCAATGAAGTGATCTGTCCAGAGTGTCATTGGAAAGTTCCCCTGGCTGCCTCCTGGGTGATTGGCAAGCGATCGGGCACGTTTGCCAAGCTCATTCCCATTCCCGATCAGCAAGCGTTTGAAATTGCCGTACAGCAAGTGGATAAACGCCTGAATCTGGATCAGCTTGCCAGTCCTGGCACAGTTGCCAACTCCAATTTAGTCTGTCCCCATTGCCAGCAGAAAACACCGATCGCCATCATTCGCGGCGACGGCAGACGGGAACACGGGCTGCGGCTCTGGGGAAAAAGCGATTTTGTCCCACCTCCAAACGCGGTTTTTCAGGAGCGACTGTACTGCATTCGCTGGATTGAGACTTACGTTGACAGCAAAGGTAAAACGCAAACCAAACGCTATTTCTTAGCTCCAGATGCAAGCGATTTGGAGCGGGAACAGAAAGTGATTGCACTGCTGCAAGAACGCTTTGCCACCTGGCAGGAGAAGGGCTACATCCCCAGCCGCCAAATTGAGCCAGGATACAACACCGATCAACCTATTCGTGAACGAGGTTGGACGCATTGGCATCACCTATTTTCTGCAAGGCAGTTGCTTATCATTGGTCTCTGCTTTTCCGAGTTATTGAAACTTCCTTCTATTACCAACGGCGTCGCCTGCCTGTTGATGGTTGGTCGTTTTGCAGAAAGGAACTCCAAGTTATGCGGTGTTGATCCATCCAGAGACGGGATTAGAAACACGTTTGCGAATCAGGCATTGAATACCAACATTCAATATGGCGTGCAAGGAGCATCCGGTTTATCTGATTACTGCCTTGAGGTTCAAAACTATAGTTTGCCTGCATCCCAAACTCGCGCCATTGATGCCCGAACCTTAAACACGGTTTTAGATGCCTGGATCACCGATCCACCCTATGCCGATGCCATCAACTACCATGAGCTATCTGAGTTTTTCCTGGCGTGGTACGACAAATCTTTAATTAGGCTGTTTCCAAAATGGTACTCCGATAGCAAACGTGCCCTTGCGATCACTGGACGCGCCGAAGACTTTCGCAAAAGCATGGTGGAATGCTACCGCAACCTGGCGAACCACATGCCTGCCAACGGCTATCAGGTCGTCATGTTCACCCATCAAGATGCTGGGGTCTGGGCAGATCTCGCCCTCATTCTCTGGGCATCGGGCTTGCGCGTCACCGCTGCCTGGTGCATCGCCACCGAAACCAGTTCTGCCCTCAAAGAAGGCAACTACGTCCAGGGCACCGTCCTCCTCATCCTCCGCAAACAAACCGGTGACGACACCGCCTTCCTCGACGAGATCTATCCCAAAGTGGAACTGGAAGTCAAACGTCAACTCGCCTCTATGCTGGCACTCGAAGACGAAGAAGACCCCAACTTTGGCGATACTGACTACCAGCTTGCTGCCTATGCTGCTGCCCTGCGTGTGTTGACCCAGTATCAAAACATCGAAGACATCGACATCGCCTACGAACTCTCCAAACCCCGCAAGAAAGGTAGCGAGAAATCCGAGATCGAGAAAATTATCGATCAAGCGGTCGTCATTGCCTGCGATTACCTCGTGCCCAAAGGCTTCGACACCTTCGTCTGGAAAAGCCTCACCCCCGAAGAACGCTTCTACCTCAAAGGACTCGACATCGAAAGCCACGGCGAATACCGCACCGGAGCCTATCAAGAACTCGCTCGCGGCTTTGGCGTAAAAGACTATAAATCCTTCTTGCAAAGCGGCAAAGCGAACCAGACCCGCCTCAAAACCGCCACCGAATTCACCACCAAAAACCTGAGTGGGCTGTCTGATCCAACCAGTGGTTTCAGTGCCTCTCTCGTCCGCAATGCCCTCTTCGCCATCCGCGAAACCGTTCGCACTGAATCTACTCAACAAGGTAAATCCTGGCTCCGCGCCGAAGTTCGCGACTACTGGAACCAACGGAAAAACTTGATCCACATCCTCCGCTACCTTGCCACAATGGGTTTCAAAATGAACCATTGGTCTGTAGATGCCAAAGCCGCCGAAATTCTGGCAGGCACATTAGAGAATGACAGTGTTTGA
- a CDS encoding DUF499 domain-containing protein, protein MKTLKQLCKPRQSVFDRSRRDVVLDLTDLIENRIKPEEFFTENYLTQGMKRLLRESFRRFNGQSNQGVFVLSQAMGGGKTHNMIVLGLLAKYPELRQTVMGSLYEGGHLGAVRVVAFTGRESDAPLGVWGAIAEQLGKKEAFKDYYSPLSAPGQTAWVNLLKGEPLLILLDELPPYLENAESKAIGDSNLSKVTTTAISNLLVAVGKEELANVCVVISDLKATYEGGSQQISRALENLKGEVGRGAVTLEPVGLNTDEVYHILRKRLFEDLPEEDEIWQVSRAYAQAVRDAKQMDITNASPDSFATQLKESYPFHFAIRDLYARFRENPGFQQTRGLIRLMRVVVARLFDSEGGRADHLHLIHAYDLDFNDRDTLGEIIQINPNLDNAISHDLASGGQAIAEIMDSHLGGTDAQDAAKLLLVSSLANVPNAVLGLSLSEIVSYLCTPGRDVSKLPKDILGVLTTKAWYLHSNREGKLYFKNVQNLVAKLKTTAEGLNRESSLKQLRTFLGDTFKPISLKDCYQDVSVFPAIDEITIKSDRVTLIVCEPDSGNGLPGDLVKFYEDLDYKNRILFLSGSRNTLESLLENAAELKAIASIITEMEFEKVPDNDPQLVAARDIRDNIQLRLLSAMRETFTTLTYPSSDGLLTADFLMNFTDNDYNGEKQIREALRAKQKFTEDVASDSFRKKCEARLFTQKAMPWTEIKKRAAMNPQWQWHRMDALDELRTSLILKDQWREEGGYTEKPPFPKAQTDIRWYEAQRDDETGEVTLKLTAVHGDTVYYEVGSPATTASQRVADPKSFKTQELAVSFLCVDSKGEHEAGEARTWHNRITLKSVCYQNGSDKMVELRSAPPAPIRYTTDGSDPKTAGGSYAEPFVVLPGTVCVLAIAEKNGLASEVHRRDIRWEPSGKTTVEIQPEAPALWKRPHHPSTTKDAYEFMGRLKKFQAEVAGGRITISGENWLELSIDDRLKLDAEKLESTINHLRGLLAEGEVEIEVDSIRFPNGQLLLDWVAEVKTEVKPDEVKQ, encoded by the coding sequence ATGAAAACCCTCAAACAGCTTTGTAAACCCCGTCAGAGTGTCTTCGATCGCTCCCGTCGCGATGTCGTTTTAGACTTGACAGATTTAATTGAAAACAGAATCAAGCCAGAGGAGTTCTTTACTGAGAACTATTTGACACAGGGGATGAAACGCCTGTTAAGGGAGTCGTTTCGGCGATTCAATGGGCAGTCTAACCAGGGAGTTTTTGTTCTCAGTCAGGCGATGGGTGGTGGTAAAACACACAACATGATTGTGCTAGGGCTATTGGCAAAATACCCAGAGTTGCGCCAAACCGTCATGGGCAGTCTCTATGAAGGTGGTCATTTAGGAGCGGTGAGGGTCGTTGCTTTCACGGGGAGAGAGAGTGATGCGCCGTTGGGAGTTTGGGGGGCGATCGCCGAGCAGTTAGGCAAAAAAGAAGCCTTTAAGGATTACTACTCCCCATTATCGGCTCCAGGACAGACCGCCTGGGTCAACCTGCTCAAAGGAGAGCCACTTCTGATCCTATTAGACGAGTTGCCGCCCTATTTGGAAAATGCCGAATCAAAGGCGATCGGGGATTCAAATTTATCAAAAGTGACGACTACTGCCATTTCTAACTTATTGGTAGCGGTTGGGAAGGAAGAACTTGCCAATGTTTGTGTGGTGATTTCGGACTTAAAAGCAACCTATGAAGGCGGTAGCCAGCAAATTAGTCGTGCCCTGGAAAATCTGAAGGGAGAAGTGGGACGAGGAGCCGTCACCCTGGAGCCAGTGGGACTAAATACAGATGAGGTTTACCACATTCTTCGCAAACGACTGTTTGAAGACTTACCTGAAGAGGATGAAATTTGGCAGGTTTCCCGTGCCTATGCTCAGGCAGTTCGGGATGCTAAGCAAATGGATATCACGAATGCTTCTCCCGACAGTTTTGCCACTCAACTCAAGGAATCTTACCCGTTTCATTTTGCGATTCGGGATCTCTATGCCCGCTTTCGGGAAAATCCTGGGTTTCAGCAAACTCGTGGCTTAATTCGGCTGATGCGGGTCGTGGTTGCCCGCCTATTTGATTCGGAAGGTGGACGAGCAGACCACCTTCATTTGATCCACGCCTACGACCTGGATTTCAACGATCGCGACACTTTAGGAGAAATCATTCAAATTAATCCCAATCTGGATAACGCGATTAGCCACGATCTTGCCTCAGGTGGACAGGCGATCGCCGAAATTATGGACTCTCATTTGGGCGGAACGGATGCTCAGGATGCTGCCAAGTTGCTCTTAGTCTCTTCCCTAGCAAATGTGCCTAATGCCGTGCTGGGATTATCTCTGTCTGAAATTGTTTCTTACTTATGTACCCCGGGTCGAGATGTTTCCAAGCTACCCAAAGATATTTTGGGGGTGCTGACAACTAAAGCCTGGTATCTGCACTCGAATCGCGAAGGCAAGCTTTATTTTAAGAATGTCCAGAACCTGGTAGCAAAGCTCAAGACAACAGCAGAAGGGCTTAACCGCGAATCTTCATTAAAGCAACTGAGAACGTTTTTGGGAGACACTTTCAAGCCAATTTCACTGAAAGACTGCTATCAGGATGTGTCAGTTTTTCCGGCTATAGATGAGATTACGATCAAGTCTGATCGGGTGACGCTGATCGTTTGTGAACCGGATTCCGGCAATGGGCTGCCCGGTGATCTGGTGAAATTCTACGAAGATTTGGACTACAAAAACCGGATTCTGTTTCTGTCTGGCTCCCGCAACACGCTGGAGTCGCTACTGGAGAATGCGGCTGAACTGAAGGCGATCGCTTCAATCATCACAGAAATGGAGTTTGAGAAGGTTCCCGATAATGACCCTCAACTCGTGGCAGCCAGGGATATTCGGGACAACATTCAGTTGCGGCTCTTAAGCGCCATGCGGGAGACTTTCACGACCCTGACCTATCCCTCCAGTGATGGGTTGCTCACCGCCGACTTCTTAATGAACTTTACGGATAACGACTATAACGGCGAAAAGCAGATTCGGGAAGCGTTGAGAGCGAAGCAGAAGTTTACGGAGGACGTTGCCAGCGATTCCTTCCGCAAGAAGTGTGAAGCTCGGCTCTTTACCCAAAAGGCAATGCCCTGGACGGAGATCAAAAAACGCGCGGCGATGAATCCGCAGTGGCAGTGGCACCGGATGGATGCGTTGGATGAACTCAGAACCAGCCTGATTCTAAAGGATCAATGGCGCGAAGAAGGAGGCTATACGGAGAAGCCACCATTTCCGAAGGCCCAAACCGATATTCGCTGGTACGAGGCGCAACGGGATGATGAAACGGGTGAGGTCACACTGAAGCTGACCGCCGTTCACGGAGACACCGTTTACTACGAGGTCGGTTCTCCCGCAACGACGGCTTCGCAGCGAGTCGCTGATCCTAAAAGCTTTAAGACGCAAGAGCTAGCAGTTTCTTTCCTGTGCGTAGATTCTAAAGGTGAGCATGAGGCAGGGGAGGCGAGAACGTGGCATAACCGCATTACCCTGAAGTCGGTTTGTTACCAAAACGGCTCCGATAAGATGGTGGAATTACGATCGGCTCCCCCTGCCCCAATTCGTTACACAACGGATGGATCGGATCCCAAGACGGCGGGAGGTAGTTACGCTGAGCCATTTGTAGTACTGCCGGGAACGGTGTGTGTGCTGGCGATCGCTGAAAAAAACGGACTGGCTTCAGAGGTACATCGTCGGGATATTCGCTGGGAACCGTCTGGCAAAACCACAGTCGAAATTCAGCCAGAGGCACCTGCCCTTTGGAAGCGCCCGCACCATCCCAGCACGACGAAAGATGCCTACGAATTTATGGGACGGCTGAAGAAATTTCAGGCAGAAGTTGCGGGTGGGCGCATCACCATTAGCGGCGAGAACTGGCTGGAACTGTCGATCGACGATCGCCTCAAGCTGGATGCTGAGAAGCTGGAAAGCACAATTAACCACTTGCGTGGTCTGTTGGCAGAAGGAGAAGTGGAGATTGAGGTTGATTCCATCCGCTTTCCCAATGGGCAACTCTTGTTGGACTGGGTAGCAGAGGTGAAAACAGAAGTCAAGCCTGATGAAGTTAAACAATAG